In Bradyrhizobium guangxiense, the following are encoded in one genomic region:
- a CDS encoding PhzF family phenazine biosynthesis protein produces MQRRYITVDVFTDRAFGGNQLAVVLDAGGLTTQQMQAIATEFNYSETTFVLPPRDKAHDAEVRIFTPVQEIAFAGHPNVGTAFVLASMATEPKPRLLFEEKAGLVPVEIVREQGRVNRTELTAPQPLQRLSRLSAAEAASCISLVADDIRTDNHEPEIVTVGNAFLVMELHSREALKRARPDAAAYGRGLPRDGARSVWFYTRDVPAAETPCERQARMFMRGASGLVEDPATGSATVAAAALFADLDSARDGELKLIVGQGFDMGRPSILSTRVRKQGGKIVSAHVGGSCVPMMEGTLRLAGGG; encoded by the coding sequence ATGCAGCGCCGCTACATCACCGTCGACGTGTTCACCGACCGCGCCTTCGGTGGCAACCAGCTCGCCGTGGTGCTCGACGCTGGCGGGCTCACGACGCAGCAGATGCAGGCGATCGCGACCGAGTTCAACTATTCCGAGACCACCTTCGTGCTGCCGCCGCGCGACAAGGCCCATGATGCGGAGGTGCGCATCTTCACGCCGGTGCAGGAAATTGCCTTTGCGGGCCATCCCAACGTCGGCACCGCCTTCGTGCTCGCCTCGATGGCGACGGAGCCGAAGCCGCGTCTGCTGTTCGAGGAGAAGGCCGGGCTCGTGCCGGTCGAGATCGTGAGAGAGCAGGGCCGGGTGAACAGAACCGAGCTCACCGCGCCGCAGCCGCTACAGCGGCTCTCGCGGCTGTCGGCTGCCGAAGCCGCGAGCTGCATCTCGCTCGTTGCGGACGACATCAGGACAGACAATCACGAGCCTGAGATCGTCACCGTCGGAAACGCGTTTCTGGTGATGGAGCTGCATTCGCGCGAGGCGCTGAAGCGCGCCCGGCCGGATGCGGCAGCCTACGGCAGGGGCCTGCCGCGCGATGGCGCCCGTTCGGTGTGGTTCTATACGCGCGACGTGCCGGCGGCGGAGACGCCTTGCGAGCGCCAGGCGCGAATGTTCATGCGCGGCGCAAGCGGTCTGGTCGAGGACCCCGCGACCGGCAGCGCCACGGTTGCTGCCGCTGCGCTGTTCGCCGATCTCGATTCCGCGCGTGACGGCGAGCTGAAGCTCATCGTCGGCCAGGGTTTTGACATGGGCCGGCCGAGCATTCTCTCGACCCGCGTGCGCAAGCAGGGCGGCAAGATCGTCTCGGCCCATGTCGGCGGCAGCTGCGTGCCGATGATGGAGGGGACGTTGAGGCTGGCGGGGGGGGGCTGA
- a CDS encoding DUF488 family protein, whose translation MAKAKKLFTIGYEQTPPKAVLDELQEAGVKLVVDVRAVTSSRRPGFSKKQLSAGLDERGIAYVHLAALGTPKEGRLAARSGQYEVLEKIFSKHLKTPEAREAMDELSALVKKAGPVCLLCYERDHTHCHRQMIAEIIEERDGVAVKNLAGRQA comes from the coding sequence ATGGCAAAAGCCAAGAAGCTCTTCACCATCGGTTATGAGCAGACGCCGCCCAAGGCGGTGCTGGACGAGCTGCAAGAGGCCGGCGTCAAGCTCGTGGTCGACGTGCGGGCGGTGACGTCGTCGCGGCGGCCGGGCTTCTCCAAGAAGCAGCTGTCGGCAGGGCTCGACGAACGCGGCATCGCCTATGTCCACCTCGCCGCGCTCGGCACGCCGAAGGAGGGCCGCCTCGCCGCGCGCAGCGGACAGTACGAGGTGCTGGAGAAGATCTTCTCAAAGCACCTGAAGACGCCCGAGGCCAGGGAAGCGATGGACGAGCTCTCGGCACTAGTGAAGAAGGCTGGCCCGGTGTGCCTGCTCTGCTACGAGCGCGACCACACCCATTGCCATCGCCAGATGATCGCGGAGATTATCGAGGAGCGTGATGGCGTTGCGGTGAAGAATCTGGCAGGGCGCCAGGCCTGA